In the genome of Nocardia terpenica, one region contains:
- a CDS encoding L-aspartate oxidase, whose product MTPVVAWEAEADLVVIGGGVAGLTAARSASLRGSRVLTLSKGGPTDTATQYAQGGIAVVAPQGDSVDSHGHDTVVAGAGLCDPEAVRSIVEGGQRAVSALTDLGAVFDLGRDGQVSRTREGGHSTRRIIHAGGDATGAEVQRALNAAGLPVLFGAAAVQIVTGPAGVQGVLAVSERGFGLVHAPAVLLATGGSGQLYACSTNPSGATADGIALALRAGAAVADLEFVQFHPTVLFTPGGLGRRPLISEAVRGEGAILLDSRGDSVTAGVHPRGDLAPRDVVSRAIAARMQELGGDHVYLDARAIDGFAQRFPTITASCLAMGVDPRTDLIPVAPAAHYQCGGVVTDAYGRTTVPGLYAAGEVARTGLHGANRLASNSLLEGLVVGERAGVAAAERLGAAARITEIGAVTFPSADRTALQQLMTDHVSVVRDRDGLRAAVLRLLRLLADDSRAAQAESAACEVDERVAVAADREIARLEDAALTLTARALLVAATARTESRGCHTRSDYPQSREELRRSLPVRLGADGRPQLATGEPVTPGAWAALAVSRAS is encoded by the coding sequence ATGACCCCGGTCGTCGCGTGGGAGGCCGAGGCGGACCTGGTGGTGATCGGCGGCGGCGTCGCCGGTCTCACCGCGGCCCGCTCCGCCTCGCTGCGCGGGTCGCGGGTGCTGACCCTCAGCAAGGGCGGCCCGACGGACACCGCCACGCAGTACGCGCAGGGTGGGATCGCCGTCGTTGCGCCGCAGGGTGATTCGGTCGACTCCCATGGGCACGACACCGTCGTGGCCGGGGCCGGGCTGTGCGATCCGGAGGCGGTGCGGTCGATCGTCGAGGGCGGGCAGCGGGCGGTTTCCGCGCTCACCGACCTCGGCGCGGTGTTCGATCTCGGCCGCGACGGCCAGGTGTCGCGCACCCGCGAGGGCGGGCACAGCACCCGGCGCATCATCCACGCGGGCGGGGACGCCACGGGCGCGGAGGTGCAGCGGGCACTGAACGCGGCCGGGCTGCCGGTGCTGTTCGGCGCCGCCGCGGTGCAGATCGTGACCGGCCCGGCCGGTGTGCAGGGCGTGCTCGCGGTGTCGGAGCGCGGGTTCGGCCTCGTGCACGCGCCCGCGGTGCTGCTGGCGACGGGCGGATCGGGGCAGCTCTACGCGTGCAGCACCAACCCGTCGGGCGCGACGGCCGACGGCATCGCGCTGGCGCTGCGCGCGGGTGCGGCGGTCGCGGATCTGGAGTTCGTGCAGTTCCATCCGACCGTGCTGTTCACCCCCGGCGGGCTGGGCCGCCGACCGCTGATCAGCGAGGCCGTGCGCGGCGAGGGCGCGATTCTGCTGGATTCCCGGGGCGATTCGGTGACCGCGGGCGTGCATCCGCGCGGTGATCTGGCGCCGCGGGACGTGGTGTCGCGGGCCATCGCCGCCCGCATGCAGGAACTCGGCGGCGACCACGTGTATCTGGACGCTCGCGCGATCGACGGTTTCGCGCAACGGTTTCCGACGATCACCGCCTCGTGCCTGGCAATGGGGGTCGATCCGCGGACCGATCTGATTCCGGTCGCCCCGGCCGCGCACTACCAGTGCGGCGGCGTGGTCACCGACGCCTACGGCCGCACCACGGTGCCCGGCCTGTATGCCGCCGGTGAGGTGGCCCGCACCGGCCTGCACGGCGCGAATCGCCTGGCCTCCAACAGCTTGCTGGAGGGACTGGTGGTGGGCGAGCGCGCCGGTGTCGCCGCGGCCGAACGGCTCGGCGCGGCCGCGCGCATCACCGAGATCGGCGCGGTGACCTTCCCGAGCGCCGATCGGACCGCCCTGCAACAGCTGATGACCGACCACGTCTCGGTGGTGCGCGACCGCGACGGCCTGCGCGCCGCCGTGCTGCGACTGCTGCGACTGCTGGCCGACGATTCCCGTGCGGCCCAGGCGGAATCGGCGGCCTGCGAGGTGGACGAACGGGTCGCCGTGGCCGCCGACCGCGAGATCGCCCGGCTCGAGGATGCCGCGCTGACGCTGACGGCCCGCGCCCTGCTGGTCGCCGCCACCGCGCGCACCGAAAGCCGGGGCTGCCACACCCGATCCGACTATCCGCAATCCCGCGAGGAGCTGCGCCGCAGCCTCCCGGTGCGACTGGGCGCCGACGGCCGCCCGCAATTGGCGACCGGCGAACCGGTGACGCCCGGCGCGTGGGCCGCGCTGGCGGTGTCGAGGGCGTCGTGA
- the nadC gene encoding carboxylating nicotinate-nucleotide diphosphorylase, whose amino-acid sequence MSLDSGLDHDAVRALIRTALDEDLRYGPDITTAATVSATATAKATMAARQPGTVAGIDVGLLVLDEVIGAGAYEVTDRVADGTRVRAGDAVLSLVAPTRGLLTAERTMLNLVTHLSGIATATAAWVDAVSGTGCRIRDSRKTLPGLRALQKYAVRVGGGVNHRMGLGDAALIKDNHVVAAGSVVAALRAVRDLDPDIACEVEVDSLDQLDAILAENVELVLLDNFPLWATQAAVQRRDTRAPRTKLESSGGLSLDAAADYARTGVDYLAVGALTHSVRVLDLGLDM is encoded by the coding sequence ATGAGCCTGGACTCCGGCCTGGACCACGACGCGGTGCGGGCCCTGATCCGCACCGCCCTCGACGAGGATCTGCGGTACGGCCCCGATATCACCACGGCCGCAACGGTTTCCGCGACGGCGACGGCGAAGGCGACGATGGCGGCCCGGCAGCCCGGCACCGTCGCCGGGATCGATGTCGGGCTGCTGGTGCTCGACGAGGTCATCGGCGCGGGTGCGTACGAGGTGACCGACCGGGTGGCCGACGGCACCCGGGTGCGGGCCGGGGACGCGGTGCTGAGCCTGGTCGCCCCGACCCGCGGCCTGCTCACCGCCGAGCGGACCATGCTGAATCTGGTGACCCACCTGTCCGGCATCGCCACCGCGACCGCGGCGTGGGTGGACGCCGTGTCCGGCACCGGCTGCCGGATCCGCGACAGCCGCAAGACGCTGCCCGGCCTGCGGGCGCTGCAGAAGTACGCGGTGCGCGTCGGCGGCGGCGTCAACCACCGGATGGGCCTCGGCGACGCCGCGCTGATCAAGGACAACCACGTGGTGGCCGCCGGGTCGGTGGTGGCCGCGCTGCGCGCGGTGCGCGACCTGGACCCCGATATCGCGTGCGAGGTCGAGGTGGACAGCCTCGACCAGCTCGACGCGATCCTCGCCGAGAACGTGGAACTGGTGCTGCTGGACAACTTCCCGCTGTGGGCCACCCAGGCCGCGGTGCAGCGCCGCGACACCCGCGCCCCGCGCACGAAACTCGAGTCCTCCGGCGGCCTGTCCCTCGACGCGGCCGCCGACTACGCCCGCACCGGCGTGGACTACCTGGCCGTCGGCGCCCTCACCCACTCCGTCCGCGTACTGGACCTCGGCCTGGACATGTAG
- a CDS encoding NUDIX hydrolase, with translation MAHSSTIHESLTAVFQVRRFPDAITAGHSPSQPVDPNSSPRSAGRHTELAVLLWQRAMDPQTGTWSLPGGRLRDDEDLDVSARRQLAEKVDVRELWHLEQLSVFSDPHRVPGPRRIASAYLGLVPMTADPQLPADTRWHPVSALPNMSFDHGTVVHHARTRLAAKLSYTNIAFALAPARFTMSTLRDIYCAALGYDVDTTNLQRVLSRRKVITPTGATAAPGRAGGRPAAVYRFSDNTIRVTDEFAALRPPT, from the coding sequence GTGGCCCATAGTAGCACCATTCACGAATCGCTCACCGCGGTGTTCCAGGTTCGCCGCTTCCCGGACGCCATCACCGCAGGTCACAGCCCAAGCCAACCGGTCGATCCGAACTCGTCCCCGCGATCGGCCGGGCGGCACACGGAGCTGGCGGTGCTGCTGTGGCAGCGGGCGATGGACCCGCAGACCGGGACCTGGTCGCTGCCCGGGGGGCGGCTGCGCGACGACGAGGATCTCGACGTGTCGGCGCGCCGCCAGCTCGCGGAGAAGGTGGACGTGCGCGAGCTGTGGCATCTGGAGCAGCTGTCGGTGTTCAGCGACCCGCACCGGGTGCCCGGCCCGCGCCGGATCGCCTCGGCCTACCTCGGCCTGGTGCCGATGACCGCCGACCCGCAGCTGCCCGCCGACACCCGCTGGCATCCGGTGTCGGCGCTGCCGAACATGTCCTTCGACCACGGCACCGTCGTGCACCACGCGCGAACCCGCCTGGCCGCCAAGCTGTCCTACACCAATATCGCCTTCGCCCTGGCCCCGGCCCGCTTCACCATGTCGACCCTGCGCGACATCTACTGCGCCGCACTCGGTTACGACGTGGACACCACCAACCTGCAACGAGTCCTGAGCCGCCGCAAGGTGATCACCCCGACCGGCGCCACCGCCGCCCCCGGCCGCGCCGGCGGCCGCCCCGCCGCCGTCTACCGCTTCAGCGACAACACCATCCGCGTCACCGACGAGTTCGCCGCCCTCCGCCCCCCGACCTGA
- a CDS encoding winged helix DNA-binding domain-containing protein — MPRLRTRVDTAPGKSYSKPTNITTWVLITLGCEGRIVRGRPNGGWTSSQYTWVPVESWLPAGVPALPVEAARAELVRRWLYAFGPAPVEDIRWWTGWTMTEVRKTLAQLPIAEVGLDGGSGVLLADDLDPVPAPEPWAALLPALDATPMGWQRRDWFLGPHAPDLFDRNGNVGPTVWWDGRIVGGWAQRRDGEIAWRLLEDVGADARAAITAEAERTAAWFGEVRAIPRFRTPLERELSV; from the coding sequence GTGCCGCGGCTGCGCACCCGGGTCGACACGGCGCCCGGCAAGTCGTATTCCAAACCCACCAACATCACCACTTGGGTGCTGATCACGCTGGGCTGCGAGGGCCGCATCGTGCGCGGGCGGCCGAACGGCGGCTGGACCAGCAGCCAGTACACCTGGGTGCCCGTCGAATCGTGGCTGCCCGCAGGCGTTCCCGCGCTACCGGTCGAGGCGGCGCGCGCCGAACTCGTGCGCCGCTGGCTGTACGCCTTCGGACCCGCGCCGGTCGAGGACATCAGGTGGTGGACCGGATGGACCATGACCGAGGTGCGAAAAACCCTGGCGCAGTTGCCGATCGCCGAGGTCGGCCTCGACGGCGGTTCCGGTGTACTGCTCGCCGACGATCTGGATCCGGTGCCCGCGCCCGAGCCCTGGGCCGCGCTGCTGCCCGCGTTGGACGCCACGCCGATGGGCTGGCAGCGCCGCGACTGGTTCCTGGGCCCGCACGCGCCGGACCTGTTCGACCGCAATGGCAATGTAGGGCCGACGGTGTGGTGGGACGGGCGCATCGTGGGTGGCTGGGCGCAGCGCAGGGACGGCGAGATCGCCTGGCGGCTGCTGGAGGATGTCGGCGCGGACGCGCGGGCGGCGATCACCGCCGAGGCCGAGCGCACGGCCGCCTGGTTCGGCGAGGTGCGCGCGATACCGCGCTTCCGGACCCCGCTGGAACGCGAACTGTCCGTGTGA
- the nadA gene encoding quinolinate synthase NadA, which translates to MATVTFAGRVVDGPTGFTGVEATPDWAREIKRLARERNATILAHNYQLPEIQDVADHVGDSLALSRIAAEAPEDTIVFCGVHFMAETAKILSPDKTVLIPDQRAGCSLADSISAEDLRAWKAEHPGAVVVSYVNTTAAVKALTDICCTSSNAVDVVASIDPEREVLFLPDQFLGAHVKRVTGRENMHIWAGECHVHAGINGAELTEQARTHPDAELFVHPECGCATSALYLAGEGAFPADRVHILSTGGMIDAARAATSNQVLVATEIGMLHQLRKAAPDIDFQAVNDRASCRYMKMITPAALLRCLVEGRDEVHVDPETAAAGRDSVRRMIAIGNPGGGE; encoded by the coding sequence ATGGCGACTGTGACGTTTGCGGGGCGTGTCGTGGACGGGCCGACGGGGTTCACGGGGGTCGAGGCCACCCCGGACTGGGCGCGAGAGATCAAGCGGCTGGCGCGCGAGCGCAACGCCACCATCCTGGCGCACAACTATCAGCTGCCCGAGATCCAGGACGTCGCCGACCATGTGGGCGATTCGCTGGCGCTGTCGCGGATCGCGGCCGAGGCCCCCGAGGACACCATCGTGTTCTGCGGCGTGCACTTCATGGCCGAGACGGCGAAGATCCTCAGCCCGGACAAGACCGTCCTGATTCCCGACCAGCGCGCCGGATGCTCGTTGGCCGACTCCATCTCCGCCGAGGACCTGCGGGCATGGAAGGCCGAGCACCCCGGCGCCGTCGTGGTGTCGTACGTGAACACCACCGCCGCGGTGAAGGCGCTCACCGACATCTGCTGCACCTCGTCGAACGCCGTGGACGTGGTCGCCTCCATCGACCCGGAGCGCGAGGTGCTGTTCCTGCCCGACCAGTTCCTGGGCGCGCACGTCAAGCGGGTGACCGGCCGGGAGAACATGCACATCTGGGCGGGCGAGTGCCACGTGCACGCGGGCATCAACGGCGCCGAGCTGACCGAGCAGGCCCGCACCCACCCCGACGCCGAACTGTTCGTGCACCCCGAATGCGGTTGCGCCACTTCGGCGTTGTACCTGGCGGGGGAGGGCGCGTTCCCGGCCGACCGGGTGCACATCCTGTCTACCGGCGGCATGATCGACGCCGCGCGCGCCGCGACATCGAACCAGGTGCTGGTGGCCACCGAGATCGGCATGCTGCACCAGCTGCGGAAAGCCGCGCCGGACATCGACTTTCAGGCCGTCAACGACCGCGCCTCCTGCCGATACATGAAGATGATCACCCCCGCGGCCCTGCTGCGCTGCCTGGTGGAGGGCCGCGACGAGGTGCACGTGGACCCGGAAACCGCTGCCGCGGGCCGGGATTCGGTGCGGCGCATGATCGCGATCGGCAACCCCGGCGGCGGGGAATGA
- a CDS encoding DedA family protein yields MDSLLHRILGIAPVWVYLVVTLLVFAEDAIFIGFVIPGETAAVIGGVAASQGHVQLWAMIVLVVAAAIVGDSVGFEVGKHFGTRLLRASVLDSHRGRLERAQDFLARRGGWAVFLGRFTAFFRAVMPALAGTSKMPYRRFLTFNAVGGVVWGITFVVLGFVAGQSYEAVAKTVGRSMAIAVAVIVVVALIVWRLRERRRDKAVEAEYEAAADAD; encoded by the coding sequence ATGGACTCGCTGTTGCACCGGATTCTCGGTATTGCCCCGGTGTGGGTATATCTGGTGGTCACGCTGTTGGTGTTCGCCGAGGATGCCATCTTCATCGGCTTCGTGATTCCGGGTGAGACGGCGGCGGTGATCGGTGGGGTGGCGGCCAGTCAGGGGCATGTGCAGCTGTGGGCGATGATCGTGCTGGTGGTGGCCGCGGCGATCGTGGGCGACAGCGTGGGGTTCGAGGTCGGCAAGCATTTCGGGACCCGGTTGTTGCGGGCGTCGGTGCTGGACTCCCATCGCGGGCGGCTCGAGCGGGCGCAGGACTTCCTGGCCCGGCGCGGCGGCTGGGCGGTGTTCCTCGGCCGGTTCACCGCGTTCTTCCGGGCCGTGATGCCCGCGCTGGCGGGCACCTCGAAGATGCCCTACCGCCGGTTCCTGACCTTCAACGCGGTCGGCGGCGTGGTGTGGGGCATCACGTTCGTAGTGCTCGGGTTCGTCGCCGGGCAGTCCTACGAGGCGGTCGCCAAGACCGTGGGCCGGTCCATGGCGATCGCGGTGGCGGTCATCGTCGTGGTGGCGCTGATCGTGTGGCGGCTGCGGGAACGGCGGCGCGACAAGGCCGTCGAGGCGGAGTACGAGGCCGCCGCCGACGCCGACTGA
- a CDS encoding dipeptidase, with translation MTPDYLDRARALLRAIPVVDGHNDLPWAMRRLAAYDLDAIDLAADQSARLHTDLDRLRVGGVGAQFWSVYVRSDFAGDRAVSATLEQIDFVRALVDRFPDRLRLATTADEIEAARAEGRIASLMGAEGGHSINCSLATLRALYDLGVRYMTLTHNDNVPWADSATDRPKAGGLTAFGREVVREMNRLGMLVDLSHVAPDTMRAALAVSQAPVMFSHSSARAVCDHPRDIPDDVLAQLPANGGIAMATFVPQFVLPEAMEWMQGLDDHLEANGIHRLERSPEAQRLTREYEAAHPRPHATVATVADHLDHMREVAGVDHIGLGGDFDGISVVTDGLEDVSSYPNLVAELLRRGWSDADLGKLTWHNAVRVLRDAEAVARDLRRTRKPSIATIEQLDGVR, from the coding sequence GTGACCCCCGACTATCTCGATCGCGCCCGCGCCCTGCTCCGCGCCATCCCCGTGGTGGACGGCCACAACGATCTGCCCTGGGCCATGCGCCGCCTGGCCGCCTACGACCTCGACGCCATTGATCTGGCCGCCGACCAGAGCGCCCGGCTGCACACCGATCTCGACCGGCTGCGCGTGGGCGGCGTCGGCGCGCAGTTCTGGTCGGTGTACGTGCGCAGCGACTTCGCCGGCGACCGGGCGGTCAGCGCCACCCTGGAGCAGATCGATTTCGTGCGCGCCCTCGTCGACCGGTTCCCGGACCGGCTGCGGCTGGCGACCACCGCCGACGAGATCGAGGCCGCCCGCGCCGAGGGCCGGATCGCCTCGCTGATGGGCGCGGAGGGCGGGCACAGCATCAACTGCTCGCTGGCCACCCTGCGCGCGCTCTACGACCTGGGCGTGCGGTACATGACGCTCACCCACAACGACAATGTGCCGTGGGCGGATTCGGCCACCGACCGACCGAAGGCCGGTGGGCTCACCGCCTTCGGGCGCGAGGTGGTGCGCGAGATGAACCGGCTCGGCATGCTGGTCGACCTGTCGCACGTCGCGCCCGACACCATGCGCGCCGCGCTCGCGGTTTCGCAAGCGCCCGTGATGTTCTCGCACTCCTCGGCGCGCGCGGTGTGCGATCACCCGCGCGACATCCCCGACGATGTGCTGGCGCAGCTGCCCGCCAACGGCGGGATCGCCATGGCGACATTCGTGCCGCAGTTCGTGCTGCCGGAAGCCATGGAATGGATGCAGGGCCTCGACGATCACCTGGAGGCCAACGGAATTCACCGGCTGGAGCGGTCGCCGGAGGCCCAGCGGCTGACCCGGGAATACGAGGCCGCCCATCCCCGCCCGCACGCCACCGTGGCCACCGTCGCCGACCATCTCGACCACATGCGCGAGGTGGCGGGCGTCGACCACATCGGGCTCGGCGGCGATTTCGACGGCATCTCGGTCGTCACCGACGGCCTCGAGGACGTGTCGAGCTATCCGAACCTGGTCGCGGAACTGCTGCGGCGCGGCTGGTCCGATGCCGATCTCGGAAAACTGACCTGGCACAACGCCGTTCGCGTCCTGCGCGACGCCGAGGCCGTCGCCCGCGACCTGCGGCGCACCCGCAAGCCGTCGATCGCGACGATCGAGCAGCTCGACGGCGTGCGCTGA
- a CDS encoding tellurite resistance TerB family protein → MSFQHEFESVPDTLRDSSFRDAAVGICALVSAIGAADPAERVRVADRIEDMPVLHHFPPYELRNLFEDNWHRLALDPAFGRAYVLQQVARATDRPAQARAAVRTGIEITGADRPFGPQGADVLRECCRVLHLAPAEFGL, encoded by the coding sequence ATGTCGTTTCAGCACGAGTTCGAGTCCGTGCCGGATACGTTGCGGGACAGTTCGTTCCGCGATGCCGCCGTGGGCATCTGCGCACTGGTCAGCGCGATCGGCGCGGCCGACCCGGCCGAACGCGTGCGGGTGGCCGACCGCATCGAGGATATGCCGGTGCTGCACCACTTTCCACCGTACGAGCTACGAAACCTGTTCGAGGACAACTGGCATCGCCTCGCCCTCGACCCGGCCTTCGGCCGTGCCTACGTGCTGCAACAGGTCGCCAGGGCCACCGACCGCCCCGCCCAGGCGCGCGCGGCCGTCCGCACCGGCATCGAGATCACCGGCGCGGACCGGCCTTTCGGCCCGCAGGGGGCCGACGTGCTGCGCGAGTGCTGCCGCGTCCTGCACCTGGCGCCCGCGGAATTCGGGCTCTGA
- a CDS encoding arylamine N-acetyltransferase family protein gives MTKPADPAYHWDGDALDLDAYLARLGFTGERTPTVATLHALQYAHTTTIPFENLEPLFGRPVPLDVESLQHKLVRSRRGGYCYEHVGLFAAALERLGFGLTGLQGRVVMGANALRPPTHALLRVTTADDPRVWLCDVGFGSGPLAPLELRADAGEVRAGDWRFRLERTRGELDTDLWVLHHFARDGWIDRHTFTLDPKYRIDYAVGNHYVATAPRSPFTARPYIQRMLPDAHHVLDGTTWVTEHPDGSARTRELPPGELPATITEVFGIELTDADAARLAAAAWLER, from the coding sequence ATGACCAAGCCCGCGGACCCCGCGTACCACTGGGACGGCGACGCCCTGGACCTGGACGCCTACCTGGCCCGCCTCGGATTCACCGGCGAGCGCACCCCCACCGTGGCGACACTGCACGCCCTGCAGTACGCCCACACCACCACCATCCCGTTCGAGAATCTCGAGCCGCTGTTCGGCCGCCCGGTCCCGCTGGACGTGGAGTCGTTGCAGCACAAGTTGGTCCGCTCGCGGCGCGGCGGTTACTGCTACGAGCACGTCGGCCTGTTCGCGGCCGCGCTGGAGCGCCTCGGCTTCGGCCTCACCGGCCTGCAGGGCCGGGTGGTCATGGGCGCGAACGCCTTACGGCCCCCCACGCACGCGCTGCTGCGCGTCACCACCGCCGACGACCCGCGAGTGTGGCTGTGCGACGTCGGTTTCGGCTCCGGGCCGCTGGCGCCGCTGGAGCTGCGCGCCGACGCGGGCGAGGTGCGGGCCGGTGACTGGCGCTTCCGCCTGGAGCGCACCCGCGGCGAACTCGACACCGACCTGTGGGTGCTGCACCATTTCGCCCGCGACGGCTGGATCGACCGGCACACCTTCACCCTCGACCCGAAGTACCGCATCGATTACGCGGTGGGCAACCACTACGTCGCCACCGCGCCACGATCCCCGTTCACCGCCCGCCCCTATATACAGCGCATGCTCCCCGACGCGCACCACGTCCTGGACGGAACCACCTGGGTCACCGAGCATCCCGACGGCTCGGCGCGGACCCGGGAGCTGCCACCGGGCGAGCTGCCCGCCACGATCACCGAGGTATTCGGCATCGAGCTGACCGACGCCGACGCCGCCCGGCTGGCCGCCGCGGCGTGGCTCGAGCGCTGA